The following proteins come from a genomic window of Salvia miltiorrhiza cultivar Shanhuang (shh) unplaced genomic scaffold, IMPLAD_Smil_shh fragScaff_scaffold_23_2, whole genome shotgun sequence:
- the LOC131002847 gene encoding NADH--cytochrome b5 reductase 1-like — translation MDFLATSEGQLVVGVAVGLVAIAAAYFLFSSKKPKVCLDAENFKEFKLVKKTQLSHNVAKFRFALPTPTSVLGLPIGQHISCRGKDSQGEEVIKPYTPTTLDSDVGYFELVIKMYPQGRMSHHFREMKEGDYLAVKGPKGRFRYQPGQLRAFGMLAGGSGITPMFQVARAILENPSDRTKVHLIYANVTSDDILLKDEIDGLAKNYPDQFKVYYVLNQPPEVWNGGVGFVSKEMIQEHCPPPASDIKILRCGPPPMNKAMAAHLEALEYSAEMQFQF, via the exons ATGGATTTCCTGGCAACATCTGAAGGCCAACTAGTAGTTGGAGTTGCCGTCGGTCTCGTAGCTATTGCTGCTGCCTACTTCTTGTTTTCCTCCAAGAAGCCTAAAG TGTGCTTGGATGCCGAGAATTTCAAGGAATTTAAGCTTGTGAAGAAAACACAACTCAGCCATAACGTGGCTAAGTTCAGATTTGCTCTTCCTACGCCTACTTCTGTATTGGGTCTTCCTATTGGACAGCACATAAGCTGCAG GGGTAAGGATAGTCAAGGTGAAGAGGTCATTAAACCATACACTCCAACTACTTTGGATTCTGATGTTGGATACTTTGAATTAGTTATCAAG ATGTATCCACAAGGGAGAATGTCTCATCATTTTAGAGAAATGAAGGAAGGTGATTATTTGGCTGTTAAAGGACCAAAG GGCCGCTTTAGGTATCAACCAGGCCAATTGAGAGCATTTGGTATGCTTGCTGGAGGCTCTGGGATTACACCAATGTTCCAG GTTGCCAGAGCAATCCTGGAGAACCCCAGTGACAGAACAAAGGTGCATCTGATTTATGCTAATGTTACGTCTGATGACATTCTACTAAAG GATGAAATCGATGGTCTTGCCAAAAACTATCCTGACCAGTTCAAAGTTTACTATGTGCTCAATCAG CCTCCTGAAGTATGGAATGGCGGGGTTGGTTTTGTGTCGAAGGAAATGATTCAGGAGCACTGCCCTCCTCCAGCCTCCGACATTAAG ATTCTGAGATGTGGTCCGCCTCCAATGAACAAGGCCATGGCTGCTCATCTTGAGGCACTTGAATACTCAGCTGAGATGCAGTTCCAGTTCTAA